From a single Flavobacteriales bacterium genomic region:
- a CDS encoding class I SAM-dependent methyltransferase produces MNYQPQPYWNEVAREIRDRSGSKVIAGDDSPYYRYKRQRFESMLGAIQFSGKTVLELGPGPGANLRIVQAQSPKRLLACDVSEEMIQLAKANLNGIADKIEFMHIDGKRLPLEDGSVEVAFASTVLQHNTEDAMMESILTDLCRVSGNEVHIFEETNKRKTGTELCMARPVNEYQRICEAAGFELKDVEYININVSYVVCGIINKLFNANSRKEGQPISRLSFALQSLLLPVTRIFDKVFGVRKNLTRMSFRRKTE; encoded by the coding sequence ATGAATTATCAACCTCAACCGTATTGGAATGAAGTGGCCCGGGAAATCCGGGACCGGTCAGGTAGCAAGGTAATTGCAGGAGATGACAGTCCGTATTACCGTTACAAGCGGCAGAGGTTCGAATCCATGCTGGGCGCCATTCAATTTTCCGGAAAAACAGTTCTGGAACTGGGTCCGGGTCCGGGTGCCAACCTCAGGATCGTTCAGGCACAATCACCAAAGCGGTTGCTGGCGTGTGACGTGTCGGAAGAGATGATTCAGCTGGCAAAGGCCAATCTCAATGGCATCGCGGATAAGATCGAATTCATGCACATCGATGGAAAGCGCCTCCCTCTTGAAGATGGTTCCGTGGAGGTGGCCTTTGCATCCACTGTGTTGCAGCACAATACGGAAGATGCCATGATGGAAAGTATTCTGACCGATCTGTGCAGGGTAAGCGGGAATGAAGTTCATATATTTGAGGAGACCAACAAGCGCAAAACAGGCACGGAGTTGTGTATGGCCCGTCCGGTGAATGAGTATCAACGCATTTGTGAAGCCGCCGGTTTCGAACTGAAGGATGTGGAGTATATCAACATCAATGTCAGCTACGTGGTGTGCGGCATCATCAATAAGTTGTTCAATGCCAACAGCCGGAAGGAAGGTCAGCCGATATCACGCTTGTCGTTTGCATTGCAATCGTTGTTGTTGCCTGTGACCCGGATATTTGATAAGGTATTCGGTGTGCGAAAAAACCTGACCAGGATGAGCTTCAGGAGAAAAACCGAATAG
- a CDS encoding glycosyltransferase family 4 protein has translation MNIAVNTRILLPNKLEGVGWFTRETLQRITTQHAEHTFYFFFDRKPHEEFIFADNVKPVVLSPQARHPILFYIWFQWAVTYGLGRVKADLFLSPDGFLSLRTNVRSVSVIHDLNFEHRPQDVPFLMRKYYHRFFPAFAKKATRIATVSEFSKKDIQQCYGIPENLIDVVYNGANEIYRPINDEQIIETRKKYTGGKPYFLFIGALLPRKNLDRLLLAFDAFCKEVDSEVQLVIVGQKKWWSDEMEVAYQSMQYRQDVHFLGRKDPDELKLLLGASLAITYVPLFEGFGIPILEGMQCGVPVICSSTSSMPEVAGDAALIVDPYSVDEITAAMKRLANDPALQKDLAAKGRERSKMFSWQQTSEKLWTCMEKAMTP, from the coding sequence TTGAACATTGCGGTCAATACTAGAATTCTTCTCCCCAATAAACTTGAAGGGGTCGGATGGTTTACGCGGGAGACCTTGCAACGCATCACCACGCAACACGCAGAACACACCTTCTATTTTTTCTTTGATCGGAAACCACATGAAGAATTTATTTTTGCCGATAACGTGAAGCCTGTGGTTCTATCGCCACAAGCCAGACATCCGATCCTGTTCTACATCTGGTTTCAATGGGCTGTCACATATGGGTTAGGACGTGTAAAGGCAGACCTCTTCCTCTCCCCCGATGGCTTCCTTTCGCTCAGGACCAACGTGCGTTCCGTCAGCGTGATCCACGATCTGAACTTTGAGCACAGGCCCCAGGACGTCCCCTTTCTTATGCGTAAATATTACCACCGGTTTTTTCCGGCATTTGCAAAGAAAGCAACCCGCATAGCCACGGTTTCCGAATTTTCCAAGAAAGACATACAGCAGTGTTACGGCATTCCAGAAAACCTCATTGATGTGGTTTACAATGGGGCCAACGAAATTTACAGGCCGATTAACGATGAACAGATCATAGAGACGCGAAAAAAGTATACGGGAGGCAAGCCTTATTTTCTCTTCATCGGAGCGCTCCTGCCAAGAAAAAATCTGGACCGGCTGTTGTTGGCCTTTGACGCCTTTTGCAAGGAGGTAGATTCGGAAGTTCAGTTGGTGATCGTGGGGCAAAAGAAATGGTGGTCCGACGAAATGGAGGTCGCATACCAATCCATGCAATACCGGCAGGACGTTCATTTTTTAGGGAGAAAGGACCCTGATGAACTGAAACTCCTCTTAGGTGCTTCCCTGGCCATTACTTACGTACCCTTGTTCGAAGGCTTTGGTATACCCATTCTGGAGGGGATGCAATGCGGCGTACCGGTGATATGTTCCTCGACCTCATCCATGCCGGAGGTAGCAGGCGATGCAGCGTTGATCGTCGATCCTTATTCGGTGGATGAAATTACCGCTGCCATGAAACGCCTGGCCAACGATCCGGCTTTGCAAAAAGACCTGGCCGCCAAAGGCAGGGAGCGATCAAAAATGTTTTCCTGGCAACAGACCAGTGAGAAATTATGGACATGCATGGAAAAGGCCATGACACCATGA